TGTTTATAAAAGCGACAATATCGTTCACTTCCTGTCCCGACAAGTTTACGTTAAGGTTTACTCGGCCCATAATGGAAACCGCGTCTTCCAAATTCCTGACGCTTCCATCGTGAAAGTAAGGATAGGTTTGGGCCGCATTTCTTAAAGAAGGTACTTTAAAAACGTAGCGTTCAGATTCCAGCCCGGTTTGGGTAAATCTGCCATTATCAATGACAGCACTATTAGTAAACTCAAAGTAATCAGCGTAAACTCCGAATTTTTGGAAACTTGATCCGCCAACTGCAGCACCCGAATGGCAGGATACACAGCCTATTTGTATAAAGGTTCTCAACCCATTTTTTTCCTGTGTTGTTAACGCCGAAGTATTTCCGTTTAAAAAACTGTCGAACCTGGATGGGGTAACCAGCGTTCTGACGAAAGCACCGATAGCCTGGGTCGTATTATTGAAAGTGACAGGGTTGCCTTCGCCCGGGTAGGCCGCCGCAAAAAGCCCCTGGTATAATGAGAGAGAGCCTAATTTATTTTCAACGGTGACAGCATCAGGCAGCGCCATTTCAATTGGATTGAGAATGGGCACCCTGGCCTGTTCTTCGGGTGTGTTAACCCGGCCATCCCAGAACTGCCTGAAATGGTAGGCAGCGTTAAAGACAGTAGGGGCATTACGGGTTCCCAATTGGCCTGTGTGTCCGGGCGAAACAGGAAGATTGTCCACGCCATAAGTTGAAAGGTTATGACAGGATGAACAGCTGATACTGTTAGTGAGGGATAACCTTTTATCAAAAAACAGTATTTTCCCCAGTCTTATTTTAGCGTCTGAAAGTTGATTGTTCGCACTTGTAACGGGGTTGGCGGTAATGGCGCTTAAATTTTGGTTTGCCTGGTATATCAGCTCATTATCCGCCTCCGGCGATGACCCGTCCGCGGAGTCTTTACTGCAGGAAACAACAAATAATATAATCACAGTCAACATGGAAACGATAAGTAATGCTTTTTTCATCTTCGCTCATTTTTAATAATTATTTTGATCAGCTATGGTATTGTCATTCGTAACAAGGCCGAAACAAGTTATTTAGCGAAGTTATCCGGCTCAGATTTGCGCTTTTAAGAGTATTCAAACAATTGATTAATTAAATCAAACAGCCTGACCTTTGAAACCCCGTTACGTGAAGATTTTGAGAAAAGCAAACGAGACTGACTGCCGGATACCTGATGAATCATGAATATTGATATTCCATAACCGGGAGGAATATTATGGGACACATGGGGTAGGTAAGCGTGTCGCCTTACCTACCCCATGGTGGGATTTCGAATAATCGCCGAAAAGTAATTTTTATGGATCTACAGCTTAGCAAACGTGGCAATCGTTGTTTCCGGCGCACCTAACTCATCCCAGGTATTTTGTGATTCGAATGTCTCCCGGTTATTCATACTCACCTCACTCATCTTCATCAGATATTTTATCTGCGGAACAAAATTCCCCAGAAACTTTACCAGTTTATACGGGGTAAGTGCTACAGACAGGCGGTCTTTGCTGTAGTTTGCGGCAAATTCTTCTGCTGCCTCTTTCATCGTAAATGCCTGCGGGCCTTGTACAGAATATTCTTTGTTCAATGTGCTGCTGAGATCGAACGCCTTCGCTACCATTTTTCCATAATCACTTCCGGCAATCCAATAGGCTTTGTTATTTACCGGTTGTTTTAAAGCAGCCACCTTGTGACCCCGGATCATTCCGTTGTGAAAGTTCTCCATAAAAGTTGACGGGTAAAAAATGGTATAGGGGAGACCTGCGTTTTTAACGCGGCTTATGCTGCTCTTCTTTCCCCGAAAGACCCACCAGTCACCCTGGTAATTTCTGGCTAAAAATGAAGATAAAAACACGACCTGTTTAATTTTAAGTTCTTTAGCCACTTCAAGGATGTTGTCTAATCCATGCTGTTCAGCATTGAATCCGTTTTCTTTATCTTTGTAAGTATTAGCGATACTGATGTATATGCCATCTGCATGCTGCATGGCATCTTTCAGAGAGAATTTATCCTCTAAATCACCTTTTACAAAACTGACACCTGACGGGAAAATCTTTTTCGCTTTTTCAATGTCTCTTACAAGCGCCTTAACGACAAATCCGGATTTCACCAGTTCTTCAGTTACCGGTTTTCCCAGCAATCCTGTTGCACCGAATACAGTAATATTCTTCATTTTCTTTTAGTTTTTTTAAATAATTTGTCTAAAAGTAGATCAATTGTTCTATTTTTGATAGTAGTCATATAAATATGATATAGTATGGAAAATAAGACTAATGGAATTCCGGGCTATGTGGCGGACTTGGAAGACGTAAATATTTTTGAAAAATGTCCTTTCAATTATGCCATGCAGTTAATTGGCGGTAAATGGAAGCCTGTTGTTCTATATTGTATCAAGCGGGGAGCAAACCGGTTTGGTATGCTGCAAAGGGCCATGCCGGCCATCAGTAAACAAATGCTTACCACACAATTGAGGGAACTGGAGACGGCCGGCCTGATTATTAGAAAAGTTTATGCCGAAGTGCCGCCGAAGGTGGAATACAGCATTTCAAAAAACGGGGAAACGGTATTTCCGGTTTTAGAGGCCATTGAAAAATGGGGACAAATTCAAAGAGACAATTAACTGGAAGTTCACGTAAGCTTAATTATCTTGTTCTATGCCGCTTCCGCTTGATAATTACCCGAATGACAGGCAAAAGAATTAATCCCCGCCAAAAATCCTTCACACCTACAAATCTGCCGTTTAATTCTTACTGAGGATAATCTTTAGTTGTGCTTCATTTTTA
The genomic region above belongs to Mucilaginibacter sp. KACC 22773 and contains:
- a CDS encoding cytochrome-c peroxidase — protein: MKKALLIVSMLTVIILFVVSCSKDSADGSSPEADNELIYQANQNLSAITANPVTSANNQLSDAKIRLGKILFFDKRLSLTNSISCSSCHNLSTYGVDNLPVSPGHTGQLGTRNAPTVFNAAYHFRQFWDGRVNTPEEQARVPILNPIEMALPDAVTVENKLGSLSLYQGLFAAAYPGEGNPVTFNNTTQAIGAFVRTLVTPSRFDSFLNGNTSALTTQEKNGLRTFIQIGCVSCHSGAAVGGSSFQKFGVYADYFEFTNSAVIDNGRFTQTGLESERYVFKVPSLRNAAQTYPYFHDGSVRNLEDAVSIMGRVNLNVNLSGQEVNDIVAFINSLTARVPESVAAIPEEL
- a CDS encoding SDR family oxidoreductase; translated protein: MKNITVFGATGLLGKPVTEELVKSGFVVKALVRDIEKAKKIFPSGVSFVKGDLEDKFSLKDAMQHADGIYISIANTYKDKENGFNAEQHGLDNILEVAKELKIKQVVFLSSFLARNYQGDWWVFRGKKSSISRVKNAGLPYTIFYPSTFMENFHNGMIRGHKVAALKQPVNNKAYWIAGSDYGKMVAKAFDLSSTLNKEYSVQGPQAFTMKEAAEEFAANYSKDRLSVALTPYKLVKFLGNFVPQIKYLMKMSEVSMNNRETFESQNTWDELGAPETTIATFAKL
- a CDS encoding winged helix-turn-helix transcriptional regulator; this translates as MENKTNGIPGYVADLEDVNIFEKCPFNYAMQLIGGKWKPVVLYCIKRGANRFGMLQRAMPAISKQMLTTQLRELETAGLIIRKVYAEVPPKVEYSISKNGETVFPVLEAIEKWGQIQRDN